The following are encoded together in the Pedobacter steynii genome:
- a CDS encoding sigma-54-dependent transcriptional regulator, with product MRKILIVDDEINIGLLLSKFLTRNSFSVSTATSGVSAMEYLAKESYDLVLCDYRLEDTDGKEMLIKIKESYPSTGVIIITGYSDIKLAVELIKLGAYDYITKPLYPDEILNTINKAIDTQTALNENRVETPAEAPKQKGSKQIYNQTDNFVAGQSTASKELLKQIQLVAPTAYSVILTGESGTGKESVAMAIHLNSPRKNNPFVAMDCGSLTKELAGSEFFGHEKGSFTGALYTKIGHFEMANGGTLFLDEVGNLSYEIQAALLRTVQERKIKRIGSTKEIDLDVRIIVATNENLTNAIQKGRFREDLYHRFNEFSISLPPLSQRGRDIMVFANTFLEVANQELNRNVQSFSEEVEECFLTYNWPGNVRELKNVVRRATLLTETQEIQLKALPLEISTYAKASAMESSISRTEKPRDLKNAALEAEYEAILKVLREVNFNKTKAAKILNIDRKTLYNKMRAINLET from the coding sequence ATGAGAAAAATATTAATTGTTGATGATGAAATAAACATTGGTTTATTACTATCTAAGTTTTTAACCCGAAATTCATTTAGTGTCTCAACAGCTACAAGCGGTGTTTCCGCGATGGAATATCTGGCAAAGGAAAGTTATGACCTTGTGCTGTGCGACTATCGTTTAGAAGATACCGATGGGAAGGAGATGCTAATCAAAATTAAGGAAAGTTATCCAAGCACCGGTGTCATTATTATCACTGGTTATTCTGATATTAAGCTGGCTGTGGAACTCATCAAACTGGGAGCCTATGATTATATTACGAAGCCACTTTATCCGGATGAAATATTAAATACCATTAATAAAGCGATAGACACACAAACCGCTTTAAACGAAAATAGAGTAGAGACACCGGCAGAAGCTCCAAAGCAAAAAGGGAGCAAGCAGATCTATAACCAGACGGATAATTTCGTCGCAGGGCAAAGTACAGCATCCAAAGAGCTTTTAAAACAGATTCAGTTAGTAGCCCCAACTGCATATAGTGTAATTCTTACCGGAGAAAGCGGAACCGGAAAAGAATCGGTGGCAATGGCTATTCATCTAAACAGTCCAAGAAAAAATAATCCTTTTGTGGCAATGGACTGCGGTTCCTTAACTAAGGAGCTTGCGGGAAGCGAATTTTTTGGTCATGAAAAAGGATCTTTTACCGGGGCCCTTTATACCAAAATTGGCCATTTTGAAATGGCAAATGGGGGTACACTCTTCCTGGACGAAGTGGGAAATCTTTCCTATGAAATTCAAGCTGCGTTGTTGAGAACAGTTCAGGAACGTAAAATTAAAAGAATCGGAAGTACAAAAGAGATTGATCTCGATGTAAGGATCATCGTCGCGACCAATGAAAACCTGACAAATGCCATTCAGAAAGGCCGGTTCAGAGAAGATTTATACCACCGTTTTAATGAATTTTCGATTAGTCTTCCGCCATTGAGTCAGCGTGGACGTGACATTATGGTCTTCGCCAATACTTTTTTAGAAGTAGCTAATCAGGAACTGAACAGAAACGTACAGAGTTTTTCTGAAGAAGTCGAAGAGTGCTTCTTAACTTATAACTGGCCGGGAAATGTGAGGGAATTAAAGAACGTGGTAAGAAGAGCAACCCTGCTCACGGAAACACAGGAAATTCAGTTAAAAGCTCTTCCTCTGGAGATCTCTACCTATGCAAAAGCGTCTGCTATGGAGAGCTCGATTTCGCGTACGGAGAAACCAAGAGATTTGAAGAATGCAGCCTTAGAGGCTGAATATGAAGCAATATTGAAGGTATTGAGAGAGGTGAACTTTAATAAAACCAAGGCAGCGAAAATCCTGAACATTGATAGGAAAACGCTCTATAATAAAATGAGGGCGATCAATCTGGAAACCTAA
- a CDS encoding AI-2E family transporter, with protein sequence MSLFTYKQRNNITLLIIIVLGCLIAYSLQGIFSSILGTLVLYTILRPAFLYLVEEKKWNKRLSALLLLFVSILVIILPFYALSAMVIEKIAELQSDHIYFKNLIFKVKHLVPMGSDFQNLVEEGLKKAGTWATELFPSLISGAFNIVLGLLIMYFLLYFMLVEREKFERSLLKYAPFREQNAYRFAEELRNTTYANVLGQGLISVVQGGLVSLSFYVLGYSDPLFWGVMTTFISFVPVLGPPVIFVPAALLQMANGNSFGAWAMLIFGFVVIINIDNVLRFMIAKKVGNIHPIITVIGVVIGIPLFGILGLVFGPLLLSYFILLIKIYETSAMASERLERIKTISE encoded by the coding sequence ATGTCATTATTTACCTACAAACAAAGGAATAACATCACCCTGTTGATTATCATTGTTCTGGGGTGCTTAATTGCATATTCCTTACAGGGGATATTTAGCTCTATTCTGGGGACATTGGTATTGTATACGATTTTGCGACCGGCATTTCTATACCTGGTAGAAGAGAAGAAATGGAATAAACGCCTTTCTGCTCTCCTCTTGTTGTTTGTTTCGATATTGGTGATTATCCTTCCTTTCTACGCCCTGAGTGCAATGGTGATTGAAAAGATCGCGGAATTGCAAAGTGACCATATTTATTTTAAGAACCTGATTTTTAAAGTAAAACACCTGGTTCCTATGGGGAGTGATTTCCAGAACCTGGTTGAAGAGGGACTAAAGAAGGCAGGGACCTGGGCAACCGAACTTTTTCCTTCCCTGATATCCGGTGCGTTTAACATCGTTTTAGGACTCCTGATCATGTACTTTCTGCTTTACTTTATGCTGGTAGAAAGAGAGAAATTTGAGCGCTCTTTATTAAAATATGCCCCATTTCGCGAACAGAATGCTTACCGTTTTGCGGAAGAACTTCGAAATACGACTTATGCAAATGTGCTTGGACAGGGCTTGATCTCTGTTGTACAAGGCGGACTGGTAAGTTTGTCGTTCTATGTTCTCGGTTACTCAGATCCTTTATTCTGGGGTGTCATGACCACTTTTATCTCTTTTGTCCCGGTATTAGGGCCTCCGGTCATCTTTGTTCCTGCAGCGCTCCTGCAAATGGCCAATGGAAATAGTTTTGGTGCCTGGGCTATGCTGATTTTCGGATTTGTAGTCATTATCAATATTGATAACGTTCTTCGTTTTATGATTGCGAAAAAAGTCGGCAATATTCATCCCATTATCACTGTAATTGGCGTAGTTATTGGTATACCCTTATTTGGAATATTAGGTCTGGTTTTTGGTCCATTGTTATTGTCGTACTTCATATTGTTGATAAAAATATATGAAACAAGCGCAATGGCATCCGAAAGATTGGAAAGAATTAAAACAATTTCTGAATAG
- a CDS encoding YtxH domain-containing protein, with protein sequence MNDNSKVLIGLLAGLAAGAALGLLFAPEKGSETRDKLSQSLKDLGDAIKDKAADEINNLGSLKDKVVSSVKNKLRQTEEEFADDVEHA encoded by the coding sequence ATGAATGATAATTCAAAAGTATTAATTGGGCTATTGGCCGGTTTAGCTGCAGGTGCGGCATTAGGATTACTGTTTGCTCCGGAAAAAGGAAGTGAAACAAGAGATAAGCTGAGTCAGTCATTAAAGGATCTTGGGGATGCGATTAAGGACAAAGCAGCAGATGAAATCAATAATCTGGGCAGCCTGAAAGATAAGGTAGTTAGCTCGGTAAAAAATAAGCTTCGTCAGACTGAAGAAGAGTTTGCTGATGATGTAGAACACGCATAA
- a CDS encoding phage holin family protein: MQENKEKDLEDLVEDAKGYVNTRLEYTRLYLVERGSKMFADIVTNATVAICFLLAFLFGTFTLALFLSDVLGSYTRGFGCVALIYILLAMIVYFMKEKYIEKAIINFTIRRYFNKLADKEEDDEQKV; the protein is encoded by the coding sequence ATGCAGGAAAATAAAGAAAAAGATCTGGAGGACCTGGTAGAGGATGCTAAAGGTTATGTCAACACCCGGTTAGAATACACCAGGTTATATCTGGTAGAACGGGGTTCCAAGATGTTTGCCGATATCGTTACCAATGCTACTGTTGCCATCTGTTTTCTTCTGGCTTTCTTGTTTGGTACCTTTACTTTAGCGCTGTTTTTATCGGACGTTTTGGGTAGTTATACAAGAGGTTTCGGCTGTGTTGCTTTGATTTATATCTTATTAGCCATGATCGTTTATTTTATGAAAGAAAAATATATCGAAAAGGCGATAATTAACTTTACAATCAGACGCTATTTTAACAAATTAGCAGATAAGGAAGAGGACGATGAGCAGAAAGTATAA
- the aspS gene encoding aspartate--tRNA ligase codes for MLRTTTCGALTIENLGENVILCGWVQKSRDLGGMTFIDIRDRYGITQLVFNMDDNRELCEAARSLGREFVIKASGLVVERSNKNLKMPTGEVEIKITALEILNAAKLPPFMIDDETDGGDDLRMKYRYLDLRRNPIRNNMVLRHKMAQAVRRYLDDLDFIEVETPVLIKSTPEGARDFVVPSRMNEGQFYALPQSPQTFKQLLMVSGFDRYFQIVKCFRDEDLRADRQPEFTQIDCEMSFIEQEDILNTFEGLIRTLFKDIKGFDLPEVPRMQYSDAMRFYGSDKPDTRFDMRFVELTDLVKGKDFPVFDNAELVIGINASGCALYTRKQVDELTDFIKRPQIGATGLIYMRHNEDGSLKSSVDKFYNEEELKKWSAALNTQPGDLVLIMAGVQDKVRKQLSELRLEMGTRLGLRDKNKYSALWVLDFPLLEWDEESERYHAMHHPFTSPKPEDIALLDTRPGEVRANAYDMVVNGTEIGGGSIRIHDRTLQALMFKHLGFSPEEAQKQFGFLMDAFEFGAPPHGGIAFGFDRLCSIFAGLESIRDVIAFPKNNSGRDVMIDSPSTIDDKQLNELKIKTTV; via the coding sequence ATGTTAAGAACAACTACTTGCGGAGCTCTAACTATTGAGAATTTAGGCGAAAATGTAATCTTGTGCGGCTGGGTACAAAAATCCAGAGATTTAGGAGGAATGACTTTTATTGACATCCGCGACAGATACGGGATCACCCAACTGGTTTTCAATATGGACGACAACCGGGAATTATGCGAGGCAGCACGTAGCCTGGGCAGGGAATTTGTAATTAAAGCCAGCGGCTTAGTCGTAGAACGCTCTAACAAAAACCTGAAAATGCCTACGGGTGAAGTAGAAATCAAAATCACTGCTCTGGAAATACTAAACGCAGCAAAACTACCTCCATTCATGATTGATGATGAAACTGATGGCGGTGATGATTTGCGTATGAAATACCGTTACCTAGATTTACGTAGAAATCCCATCCGTAACAACATGGTTTTACGTCATAAAATGGCCCAGGCTGTTCGTCGTTATTTAGATGACCTTGACTTTATTGAAGTAGAAACTCCGGTATTAATCAAGTCTACGCCAGAAGGTGCAAGAGATTTTGTGGTACCAAGCAGAATGAACGAAGGACAGTTTTATGCCCTTCCCCAATCGCCACAAACCTTTAAGCAATTATTGATGGTATCTGGCTTTGACCGTTATTTTCAAATTGTAAAATGTTTCAGAGATGAGGATTTACGCGCAGACAGGCAACCTGAATTCACTCAGATTGACTGTGAAATGTCTTTCATCGAACAAGAGGATATTTTAAATACTTTTGAAGGCCTGATCCGTACTTTATTTAAAGACATTAAAGGTTTTGATCTTCCTGAAGTACCAAGAATGCAATATTCAGATGCCATGCGCTTTTATGGCTCAGATAAACCGGATACCCGTTTTGATATGCGTTTTGTAGAACTGACAGATCTGGTCAAAGGCAAAGATTTCCCCGTATTTGACAATGCTGAACTGGTGATCGGGATTAACGCTTCAGGTTGCGCATTATACACACGTAAGCAGGTTGATGAACTGACTGACTTTATTAAGCGTCCACAAATCGGCGCAACAGGGCTGATCTATATGAGGCATAATGAAGATGGTTCATTAAAATCATCTGTAGATAAATTCTATAATGAAGAAGAATTAAAAAAATGGTCTGCAGCCCTGAATACCCAACCAGGAGATTTAGTATTGATTATGGCCGGAGTACAGGATAAAGTACGCAAACAATTAAGCGAACTGCGCCTGGAAATGGGTACCCGCTTAGGTTTACGTGATAAAAATAAATATAGTGCACTCTGGGTACTCGATTTCCCTCTTTTAGAGTGGGATGAGGAATCTGAGCGTTACCATGCGATGCACCATCCTTTTACTTCTCCAAAACCGGAAGACATTGCCTTATTAGACACTAGGCCAGGTGAAGTAAGGGCAAATGCGTACGACATGGTAGTAAATGGTACAGAAATCGGTGGTGGTTCTATCCGTATTCACGACAGAACCTTGCAGGCCCTGATGTTTAAACATCTTGGATTCTCTCCTGAAGAAGCCCAAAAGCAGTTTGGATTTCTGATGGATGCATTTGAATTCGGTGCTCCTCCACATGGTGGAATTGCTTTTGGTTTCGATAGGTTATGTTCTATTTTTGCAGGATTAGAGAGCATACGTGATGTTATTGCTTTCCCTAAAAATAACTCAGGAAGAGATGTTATGATTGACAGCCCTTCCACTATTGACGATAAACAGTTAAATGAACTAAAAATCAAAACAACAGTTTAA
- a CDS encoding RNA polymerase sigma factor, with translation MSFIANWKTLETVYIDKHVSLVNECRQGNRKAQFEIYKLYAKAMYNVALRIVNFGDEAEDVLQEAFLDAFTRIENFRGDTTFGLWLKQIVINKSINYLRKRKVEFVNIEEVDVIQESENEEEELEWRVEEIREAITQLPDRYRVVLTLYLFEGYDHEEIAHILKISESTSRTQYMRAKIKLNGLLVKRGV, from the coding sequence TTGTCATTTATAGCGAACTGGAAAACATTGGAAACTGTATACATTGATAAACACGTATCACTCGTAAACGAGTGCCGGCAGGGAAATCGGAAAGCACAATTTGAAATTTACAAATTGTACGCAAAGGCTATGTATAATGTGGCATTGAGGATTGTCAATTTTGGCGATGAAGCGGAAGATGTATTACAGGAGGCCTTTTTGGATGCTTTTACACGAATAGAAAATTTTAGAGGAGACACTACTTTTGGCCTCTGGCTAAAACAAATCGTCATCAATAAATCTATTAATTACCTCCGGAAACGTAAAGTAGAATTTGTGAATATTGAAGAAGTGGATGTGATACAGGAAAGTGAAAATGAGGAGGAGGAGCTGGAATGGAGAGTGGAGGAAATCAGAGAAGCAATTACACAACTTCCAGACAGATACAGGGTGGTCTTAACGCTTTATCTTTTTGAAGGGTATGATCATGAAGAGATCGCCCATATTCTAAAGATCTCAGAAAGCACTTCCCGCACGCAATATATGCGCGCAAAAATAAAATTAAATGGCTTATTAGTAAAGAGAGGAGTATAA
- a CDS encoding TerC family protein encodes MEFLNSPEAWISLITLTILEIVLGIDNIVFISILAGKLPIEQQNKARKVGLGLAMITRILLLLSLTWVMKLTAPLFNVGDWIGISNAEWLEKLAISGRDLILIIGGLFLIYKSTHEIHQKLEGEEEAGIKGKVHSFVGIIVQILILDIVFSLDSVITAVGMADHIEIMIAAVVIAVGIMLLSASAISDFVNKHPTVKMLALSFLLLIGVSLLAEGLDQHIPKGYIYFAMAFSVLVEMLNLKMKKGKKPVELRNTPHENK; translated from the coding sequence ATGGAATTTTTAAACAGTCCTGAAGCCTGGATATCACTCATTACTCTAACCATATTAGAGATTGTTTTGGGAATTGATAACATTGTTTTTATATCCATCCTTGCAGGTAAACTTCCCATAGAACAACAGAATAAGGCGCGTAAGGTTGGGTTAGGCCTAGCCATGATTACAAGGATATTGTTGTTACTGTCCCTTACCTGGGTGATGAAATTGACCGCTCCTTTATTTAATGTGGGCGATTGGATCGGTATCAGTAATGCTGAATGGCTGGAAAAACTGGCCATCTCAGGGAGAGACCTTATCCTGATTATTGGAGGACTATTCCTGATTTATAAAAGTACACATGAAATTCATCAGAAACTGGAAGGAGAGGAAGAGGCAGGCATAAAAGGAAAAGTTCATTCTTTTGTCGGAATTATCGTTCAGATCCTGATCCTTGATATTGTATTCTCTTTAGACTCTGTAATTACCGCCGTAGGGATGGCTGATCATATCGAGATCATGATTGCTGCGGTAGTCATCGCTGTTGGAATCATGTTGTTGTCTGCATCGGCAATCAGTGATTTCGTAAATAAGCACCCTACTGTAAAAATGCTGGCCTTATCCTTTTTATTATTAATCGGTGTTTCTCTGTTGGCAGAAGGCCTGGATCAACATATCCCTAAAGGTTATATCTATTTTGCTATGGCATTTTCGGTATTGGTAGAGATGCTGAACCTGAAAATGAAAAAAGGAAAGAAACCTGTTGAACTTAGAAATACCCCGCACGAAAACAAGTAA
- a CDS encoding nucleoid-associated protein yields the protein MISFFEASLAELSIHRIGNKSQDEFYVLSEKSIPIKDNMLSNLLQQYFLGPYAKVNEVYRFFHPNNDLNLNEVYHFADRIFEDGTTFHENSMEMAKYLYDVSGHPKIKPGELYLAYFENVQIEGELHDAIGIFKSETKESFLKVFPEEGGFGLGYEEDAININKLDKGCLIFNADKEEGYRVAVIDQTNRSAEAVYWKDEFLKLKIRNDNFNQTSSVLGVYKNFVTEKLDQEFDISKADKIDLLNKSMKYFKEKESFDLEEFSNEVIGNAEGIESFKSYKKSFEEEFDTPIADTFDISGAAVKKQARVYKSVLKLDKNFHIYIHGDKELIEKGFDDDKSMNYYKVYFREEE from the coding sequence ATGATTTCTTTTTTTGAGGCCTCTCTGGCCGAATTATCTATACACCGTATTGGGAACAAGTCTCAGGATGAGTTCTATGTGTTGTCTGAAAAATCGATTCCGATCAAAGACAATATGCTGAGTAATTTATTACAGCAGTATTTTCTTGGGCCTTATGCCAAAGTAAATGAAGTGTACCGTTTCTTTCACCCAAATAATGACCTGAACCTGAATGAAGTTTATCATTTTGCTGATCGCATATTTGAAGATGGCACTACTTTTCATGAAAATAGTATGGAAATGGCCAAATACTTATATGATGTTTCCGGACATCCAAAGATCAAACCGGGTGAGTTATACCTTGCCTATTTTGAAAATGTGCAGATTGAAGGTGAGCTTCATGATGCTATTGGGATCTTTAAATCTGAAACCAAAGAATCCTTCCTGAAAGTCTTCCCTGAAGAAGGTGGATTTGGGCTAGGATATGAAGAAGATGCGATTAATATCAATAAACTGGATAAAGGCTGTCTGATTTTTAATGCCGATAAAGAAGAAGGTTACCGTGTAGCAGTAATTGATCAGACCAATAGAAGTGCAGAGGCGGTTTATTGGAAAGATGAATTCTTAAAATTAAAAATCAGAAACGATAACTTCAATCAGACCAGTAGCGTTCTTGGTGTCTACAAAAACTTCGTAACGGAGAAACTGGACCAGGAGTTTGACATTTCAAAAGCAGATAAAATTGACCTGTTGAATAAGTCAATGAAATATTTCAAGGAGAAAGAAAGCTTTGACTTGGAAGAGTTTTCGAACGAAGTGATTGGCAACGCGGAGGGGATTGAGTCTTTCAAAAGCTATAAAAAGAGTTTTGAGGAAGAGTTTGATACCCCAATTGCAGATACTTTTGATATTTCAGGGGCTGCGGTGAAAAAACAGGCCAGGGTCTATAAAAGTGTTTTAAAACTGGATAAAAACTTCCACATCTACATTCATGGTGATAAAGAATTGATCGAAAAAGGTTTCGATGATGATAAGTCGATGAATTATTATAAAGTATATTTCAGAGAAGAAGAGTAG
- a CDS encoding bestrophin family protein, with protein sequence MLIAQHIKLSRILINTWQVDLIMIVSCTITYFAREFLITHNLDIPAIIPSVLGTAIAFFIGFNNNQAYDRWWEARKIWGMLVNDSRSWARSLINYVDEHEDSKPLIKKMICRHIAFLYTLKGALRNYDDNIYSKYLTEEELHEIQQHSNMHNAILNIQSRDLQLLSKKGYIDGFRFMELNELLVNFSNQMGMSERIKNTIFPTTYTYLTKVFIWLFVVSITLVISSYVEYWSIFIGWLLGFVFVSTQINGMGLINPFENNSAAIPLNQITRTIEINLLEMLGESEIPEPVKPINDEYVL encoded by the coding sequence ATGCTCATTGCCCAACACATCAAGCTCAGTAGAATACTGATCAACACCTGGCAGGTCGATTTAATTATGATTGTCTCCTGTACAATCACCTATTTTGCCCGTGAATTTTTAATTACACATAACCTCGACATTCCGGCAATTATCCCCAGCGTTCTGGGGACCGCAATTGCTTTCTTTATTGGATTTAATAATAATCAGGCTTACGACCGGTGGTGGGAAGCACGTAAAATCTGGGGAATGCTGGTCAACGATTCCCGCTCCTGGGCCAGAAGTCTGATCAATTACGTGGACGAACACGAAGATTCTAAACCCCTGATAAAAAAGATGATTTGCAGACATATCGCCTTTTTATACACGCTAAAAGGCGCGCTTCGTAATTACGACGACAATATCTACAGTAAATATCTGACAGAAGAGGAGTTACACGAAATCCAGCAACACAGCAACATGCATAATGCCATTCTGAATATTCAATCACGAGACCTGCAGTTACTTTCAAAAAAGGGCTATATCGACGGATTCCGTTTCATGGAACTTAATGAATTGCTGGTTAATTTTTCCAATCAAATGGGGATGTCGGAGCGGATTAAGAATACCATATTTCCAACTACCTATACCTATCTCACTAAAGTGTTTATCTGGCTGTTTGTAGTATCCATTACCCTGGTGATCAGTTCTTATGTAGAGTACTGGTCGATTTTTATTGGCTGGCTACTCGGGTTTGTATTTGTTTCCACCCAAATTAACGGAATGGGGCTGATTAATCCTTTTGAAAATAACTCTGCTGCCATTCCTTTAAATCAGATTACAAGAACCATAGAGATCAATCTGCTGGAAATGCTCGGAGAATCAGAAATCCCCGAGCCTGTAAAACCAATCAATGATGAGTATGTCCTTTAA
- a CDS encoding MFS transporter translates to MSKELQKNNIFKVIGASSLGTLIEWYDFYIFGSLATIIGAQLFPADAGASALINTLAIFAAGFIVRPFGALVFGRLGDLIGRKYTFLLTLVLMGGSTFLIGLIPSYSSIGYAAPILVLILRLVQGLALGGEYGGAATYVAEHAPANKRGFFTSWIQTTATGGLFLSLGVIVLTKNLIGASAFADWGWRIPFLLSILLVGVSIYIRLKMHESPMFTKLKTEGKVSKNPLKESFNNKTNFKMVLLALFGATMGQGVIWYTGQFYAQSFIENTCKVDFNDSRYILLWAIAFATPFFVIFGSWSDKVGRKWIMLLGMLLGILFYRPIYQVFLDDTDFTKVTQQDIQAISDPVVTRTLMDGTRDSLISTSANVTLLSGSSYQRIQSHIKFEEKGKTAAVQPDQFKDKKLSTVVFWKFVALVFFQILLVTMVYGPIAAFLVELFPTKIRYTSMSLPYHVGNGVFGGLVPFIATLIASFSGSTPLSGLWYPIGIASLSFIIGAVYLSNKKPAETEA, encoded by the coding sequence ATGAGCAAGGAACTACAAAAAAACAACATCTTCAAAGTCATCGGTGCCTCTTCTCTGGGTACTTTGATTGAATGGTATGATTTCTATATTTTTGGCAGTCTGGCCACGATTATCGGGGCGCAACTTTTTCCGGCAGATGCCGGAGCTTCGGCATTGATCAATACCCTGGCAATTTTTGCTGCGGGTTTTATTGTCAGGCCTTTCGGAGCGTTGGTGTTTGGCCGTCTGGGTGATTTAATTGGCCGTAAATATACTTTCTTACTCACCCTGGTCTTAATGGGTGGTTCGACCTTTTTAATTGGCCTGATTCCTTCTTATTCCAGTATTGGTTATGCTGCACCTATATTGGTGCTGATTTTGCGGTTGGTGCAAGGACTGGCACTTGGAGGAGAATATGGAGGAGCAGCAACTTATGTAGCTGAACATGCTCCTGCAAATAAAAGAGGTTTTTTTACCAGCTGGATACAGACGACAGCCACGGGGGGCTTGTTTCTTTCGTTAGGTGTGATTGTACTGACTAAAAATCTGATCGGAGCTTCAGCATTTGCCGATTGGGGCTGGAGAATTCCTTTTCTATTGTCGATTTTGCTGGTGGGTGTTTCCATTTATATCCGGTTAAAAATGCACGAATCCCCAATGTTTACCAAATTGAAAACAGAAGGAAAGGTGTCTAAGAACCCTTTAAAAGAGAGTTTCAATAATAAGACGAACTTTAAAATGGTGCTGCTTGCGCTGTTTGGTGCCACGATGGGTCAGGGAGTGATCTGGTATACCGGTCAGTTTTACGCGCAATCCTTTATTGAAAACACTTGTAAAGTCGATTTTAACGACTCCAGATATATCCTGCTCTGGGCAATTGCTTTTGCAACCCCATTTTTCGTCATTTTTGGCTCCTGGAGTGATAAAGTCGGACGCAAATGGATCATGCTCCTGGGAATGTTATTGGGTATCCTTTTCTACCGGCCCATTTATCAGGTTTTTCTGGACGATACTGACTTTACTAAAGTCACTCAGCAGGACATTCAGGCCATTTCAGATCCGGTAGTTACCCGCACGCTAATGGATGGAACCAGAGATAGCTTAATCTCCACAAGCGCCAATGTGACTTTATTATCTGGCTCCTCTTATCAAAGAATCCAGTCACATATCAAATTTGAAGAAAAGGGAAAGACAGCAGCAGTACAGCCGGATCAGTTTAAGGATAAAAAATTATCGACTGTCGTGTTCTGGAAATTTGTAGCCCTGGTTTTCTTCCAGATTCTGCTGGTGACTATGGTTTACGGACCTATTGCCGCATTTTTGGTGGAATTGTTCCCTACCAAAATCAGGTACACCTCTATGTCTCTTCCTTATCATGTCGGAAATGGTGTTTTTGGCGGGCTTGTTCCTTTTATTGCAACACTGATCGCCAGTTTCTCAGGATCTACCCCCTTATCCGGTTTATGGTATCCTATTGGAATCGCTAGCCTGAGTTTTATTATTGGTGCAGTTTATCTGTCCAATAAAAAACCAGCTGAAACAGAAGCTTAA
- a CDS encoding DUF6814 family protein, with protein sequence MNGLKKGLGLFWMILGPASIICMFLQAYEKVGLAAEGVQKTNTALQWGIILFIFIPISAGLVIFGYYALKGEYSQLPSGSEESTD encoded by the coding sequence ATGAACGGATTAAAAAAAGGATTAGGACTATTTTGGATGATACTTGGCCCGGCCTCCATCATCTGTATGTTTTTGCAGGCTTACGAAAAAGTAGGCCTGGCCGCAGAAGGGGTTCAGAAAACAAATACTGCCTTGCAGTGGGGAATTATTTTGTTCATTTTCATCCCGATCAGCGCAGGCCTGGTGATTTTCGGCTATTATGCGCTGAAAGGGGAGTATAGTCAATTGCCTTCCGGCTCAGAAGAATCAACGGATTAA